The Gimesia chilikensis genome contains the following window.
GCGGCTTCTCTCATGCAAAATCCCGCTGAACTCAATCACGTCGCTTCCTGAATTCAGCACCAGCTCTAAGGATGCAGACCTTCATGTCGACCGTGGCACAGGAAATCGATGCAGAGGCAACCGGAGGCAAAAAAACGCGCGTACTCGCCGCCGGTTTCATCGGGAACATTCTCGAATGGTACGACTTCGCCGTCTACGGCTTCTTCGCACCCACTATCGGCAAACTCTTCTTCCCCGCCGAAGACGCCCGCACTTCGCTGATCGCCGCCTTCGGTGCCTTTGCCGCCGGCTTCCTGATGCGACCTGTGGGAGCCGTCCTCTTCGGACATATCGGCGACCGCATCGGCCGCAAGAAAGCACTCACCCTCTCGGTGATGATGATGGCGGTTCCCACGATGCTCGTCGGACTCCTGCCCACACATGCCGAAATCGGAATCTCCGCCGCCATCCTGATGATCCTGCTCCGCATGATTCAAGGCGTCTCCGTTGGCGGCGAATACACCAGCTCGTTCGTGTTCCTCGTCGAGCACGCACCACCGCACCGCCGGGCCTTCTTCGGGGCCTGGAGTATGATCGGCGCGACCTGCGGCATCCTGCTCGGTTCAGCCGTCGGCGCTCTGATTAACAGTTTCACCACCGACATCCAGCTGCAGAGCTGGGGCTGGCGGATTCCGTTCCTCGCCGGCGTCCTGGTCGCTTTTGTCGGCTATTTCATTCGGCACGGCATTCCCGATCAACCCCTGGCCGAAGAGCTGGCCGAACAGGAACCCAGTTCGCCGCTCAAGGATGCCTGGACCGGACACCGCACGGAAATGCTGCAGTCCGCCGGACTCAACATGATGAACGCCGTCACCTTTTACACCGTCTTCATCTACCTCTCGACCTGGCTGGTGGAAGAAGTCGGCGAAACCCGCGCGGAAGCCCTCGACATTAATACGCTCAGCATGGCCGCCCTCACCGTGCTGGTCCCGATCACCGCAATACTCGCCGACCGCTTTGGACGTAAGCCACTGCTGCTCGTCGGCTCGGCCGGCGTCGCGATCCTCTCTCCCGCGCTGCTCCGCCTGATGCACCACCACAATTTCGCGATGATCCTCACCGGCCAGATCGGCTTCGCTGTCCTGGTCGCCTGCTTCGCCGGGGCCATTCCCGCGACGATCACCGAACTCTTTCGGCGGGGCGTGCGGGTGAGTGCCGCCAGCATCAGTTATAATATCCCCTTCGCCATCTTCGGGGGGACGGCTCCGATGGTCGCAGCCTGGCTGGTCAAAGCAACCGGCAATCCACTGGCCA
Protein-coding sequences here:
- a CDS encoding MFS transporter, translating into MSTVAQEIDAEATGGKKTRVLAAGFIGNILEWYDFAVYGFFAPTIGKLFFPAEDARTSLIAAFGAFAAGFLMRPVGAVLFGHIGDRIGRKKALTLSVMMMAVPTMLVGLLPTHAEIGISAAILMILLRMIQGVSVGGEYTSSFVFLVEHAPPHRRAFFGAWSMIGATCGILLGSAVGALINSFTTDIQLQSWGWRIPFLAGVLVAFVGYFIRHGIPDQPLAEELAEQEPSSPLKDAWTGHRTEMLQSAGLNMMNAVTFYTVFIYLSTWLVEEVGETRAEALDINTLSMAALTVLVPITAILADRFGRKPLLLVGSAGVAILSPALLRLMHHHNFAMILTGQIGFAVLVACFAGAIPATITELFRRGVRVSAASISYNIPFAIFGGTAPMVAAWLVKATGNPLAIAWYLSGIAAISFCIILTIKETKGCSLDE